ATGATATTATGGAACTTGCAACAAAAGCGAGAGATGGTAAACTAACAATGGAAGAAATGCAAGGTGGAAGCATGTCGATTTCTAACCTCGGATTTGAAGGAGGTAAATGGTTTACTCCAGTAATTAACCAACCTGAAGTTGCGATCTTAGGAATTGGACGCATTGAAGAGCAACCTGTCGTTGTAGACGGTGAAGTTGTTCCTGCACGTGTACTTGCGATTTCTATTAGTTACGACCATAGAGTAATCGATGGTGCAGTAGCGCAAAGAGCATTAAATCACATTAAGAAATTACTAAATAATCCTGATTTACTATTAATGGAGGGGTAAAATAATGGTTGTAGGAGATTTTGCAATCGAAGTAGATACAGTCGTCATTGGTGCTGGTCCAGGAGGATACGTAGCAGCAATTCGTGCGGCTCAGTTAGGACAAAAAGTTGTACTCGTTGAGAAAGATACAGTTGGAGGCGTATGCTTAAACGTTGGTTGTATTCCATCTAAAGCATTAATCGCTTCATCACACAGATATCAAGATGCTAAAAACTCTGAAGATATGGGCGTTAAAGTTAAAGACGTAAAATTAGATTTCTCTAAAGTACAAGAATTTAAAGGTAAAGTCGTCGACCAACTTGTTGGTGGTGTAGAATCACTACTTAAAGGTAACAAAGTTGAAGTTGTTAAAGGTGAAGCTTACTTCTCTGGTAAAAACAGCATTAAAGTTGCGACTGAAAACCAATCACAAACGTATGAGTTTAAACATGCGATTGTAGCGACAGGTTCTCGTCCGATTGAAATCCCAGGATTTGCATTTGGTGATCGTGTACTCGATTCAACAGGTGCACTTAACCTAGAAAAATTACCTAAAAAACTTGTTGTTATCGGTGGAGGATATATCGGTACTGAACTTGGTACTGCATATGCAAACTTAGGTACTGAAGTAACAATTTTAGAAGGTATGAAAGATATCTTAGGTGGTTTCGAAAGAAACATGACATCACTCGTTAAACGTAACCTTAAGAAAAAAGACGTTAAAGTTGTGACTGAGGCGATGGCAAAATCAGCTGAAGAAACTAAAGATGGCGTTAAAGTTACGTATGAAGATAAAAAAGGTAACACTGAGACAATCGAAGCAGACTACGTATTAGTTACTGTAGGTCGTCGTCCAAATACAGACGAACTTGGTTTAGAAGGTATCGGTGTTAAATTAACAGACAGAGGACTTGTTGAAGTTGATAAACAAGGTCGTTCATCTGTTGATTCAATCTTTGCAATTGGTGATATCGTACCTGGTTTACCACTTGCACATAAAGCAAGCTACGAAGCAAAAGTTGCTGCTGAAGCAATCGCTGGTGAAAAATCTGAAGTAGATTACATCGGTATGCCTGCAGTATGCTTCACAGAGCCTGAACTTGCATCAGTTGGTATTAATGAAACTGAAGCAAAAGAAGAAGGACTCGACATCGTTACAGGCCGTTTCCCATTTGCAGCAAATGGTCGTGCAATCGGTTTAAACAAAACAGATGGTTTCGTAAAACTCGTTGCGCGTAAAGAAGACGGATTAGTAATCGGTGCTCAAGTAGCTGGTGACGGCGCGTCAGACATCATTTCTGAACTTGCATTAGCAGTTGAAACAGGAATGACATTAGAAGACGTTGCATTAACAATTCACCCGCACCCAACATTAGGTGAAATGCCTATGGAAGCGGCTGAAGCAGCACTTGGACGTCCAATCCACTCATTATAATTAACTAAAGCGCTCAAATGAGCGCTTTTTTCTTTGGAGGTTTTTATATATGGAATATAGTTACCCACTTGATTTAGAATGGTCGACAGAAGAAATAATTACAGTGACGCACTTTTATCAAACGATTGAAAAGGGATATGAATCAGGTGTGACTCATAATGAGTTACAGACTGCTTATGAATCGTTTAAAGAAATTGTACCGAGTAAAGCAGAAGAAAAAACATTATTTAACGAGTTTGAAAAAGCATCTAGCTATCATCCTTGGGGACTTATTAAAGAGTTAAAAGATACGAATTCAAATGATATTATTAAAAAATAAAATGATTTAAATAATATGTCTAAAAAAATAATAAATAGGGTATAATCAAGAAACAACAGAAACATATTGGAGTGAAGATTATGGCAAAACGAGATTACACCGTGAGAGTTGAACCGATTTCACGCGTGCCTGAAAAAATTATCGGTTGGATTGGTTGGATTGCGTTACTCGCAGTCGTAGTATTAATTGCCTACGTATCGTATGCGATTGGAAACGATCCACAATTTATGAATATTATTGAAGAAGAAGCGAGACGAGCAGCAGTAGAAGAGGGAGTTAACCCTCAAGAAGTAACAAATCTTCTCGTAGGAATGCTTAGTAAATTATGGCTTCTTAGCTTAATTGGAGTAATTCCGTTAATTATTTCATTTATCGGTTTAGTAAAAATGAAAAAGAGAATCTTAGCAGGTTCATTACTCTTAATTACAGCAATCATTATTGCACCATTTGTCGTAACATTATTCTCATCATTAATGTTCGTCATTGCAGCGGTATTATTATTTGTACGTAAAGATAAAGAAACGAGTATCAATGATTATAATGATCGTCAAGTATCACCGACTTATGAAGACGATACACGTGTCGCTAAAAAACCTGAAACTAGTCCAGCGCCAGTAATCGCTGAAGACGAAGATCTAGAAAAAACACGCATGTTTACGGCAGTAGACGAAGAGGATTATAAAGACATCAGCTACGACGAAGACTTATCTCCATTAGACGATGTAGATAACGATGCAAAACGTACGAGAAGAGAAAACCTCGATAAGAGAAATGAAGAGTAATTTATAAGCAACTACTTTTGTAGTTGCTTTTTTATATTGAAGAAGAGTCGGTTAGACCGACTCTTCTTCAATATAAAATGTATGCAGTGTATTGAACACGTTTTTAAGTTCTTCTAAGAAAGCTTCGTCTGATTTTAAGACCGGATCATTTTTATCGTAAAACTTACCGATCATTAACTCTCCAGATTTTACCGTTTTTAAACGTTCGATTGCTTTTTTAACGTCGTCTTCTTTTAAATCTTTTATAAACATCTTTTCAGGTTTCATATGATTTTTTGTAATAAAATACCCGTCACCTAAATTTAAAATATCATCGACTTGATTTATTAAACGGTCGGCCATATATTCTTTTGACGGCGCTTCATAAATAATACCGTACTGACAAAACGCATGGTCTTTAAATAGTCCAATTTGAAAGTGCGGTAACATTTTATATCCACGTTTATTCGTACTAAACGCAACCCAAGAATCAATCGGTGGGTTCACTTTACGGCGTGCATGTTGTGCGACGTGTGTAAAATGTGTGTCATCCGTCATTTCTGTTAAGTAATCACTAAAATATTCACCTAAATTTTCAAGCTTAACTCGTGCGTGCTTTTTTAGTTCAGACATTGTTTTTTCGAGTGTATCATGTGTAAATACATCGAAATCTTCTTCAGTAAATGTGTACTTCATCGTCTCTTCCTCCAACAATTCGTTAGCTTTATGATAAAATAATAATGAGTAATCATCAAATAATTGAGGTGAAGTAAATGGATGTATATGAATTTGCAAAATCATTAATACGAGACGCTGGAGATTTTATTGAAACGAGACGACTTGAAGGCTTTGAAGTAATGAGAAAGACTGGACCACATGATTTAGTGACGCCAGTCGATAAAGAAACAGAAGAATTTATTTATAAGCGTATTAAAGCACAGTTCCCTGAACACAATATCGTTGGTGAAGAGACATATGGTAAAGACGTTAAAACGTTAAAAGGGTTTACGTGGATTGTCGACCCGATTGACGGTACAGTAAACTTCATTAACCAAAACGATAACTTTGCGATTTCTGTCGGTATATATAAAGACGAAGAACCGTATTGTGGATTTGTGTATGACGTAGCGAATAAAGTACTCTATCACTCAAAAGTTGGTGAAGGCGCTTATAGAAATAGCGAGAAAATTAAAGAAGTTGACTATCAGCCATTAGACGATACAATCGTCGGCGTGAGTCATAAATGGTTATTAAAAGACGACGTGAGACAATTCTTTATCGAACTAGTCGATAAAGCACGATCTGTACGAAATAGAGGAAGCGCAGCACTCGACTTTACGTCAGTCGCTGATGGTAAATATGGAGCTGTCGTATTTTACGAACTCTTCCCATGGGATTATGCCGGGGGTAGAATTTTAACAAATGAACTCGGACTAAAATGTGTGACGTTAACAGGTGAAGACGTTCCAGAACTTGAAGCATCGAGTGTCGTATGTGGGCATGAGAAATTAGTCGATGAAATACTCGAGATATTTGATCACGAATCATTTAAAGAAGTACACGACAAATTCTTTATTAAATAAAAAATTCCCCGCTCGTATGAGGGGGAATATTTATTATAGCCAATCGTTTTCGCGATATTTTTTCTTTAATGTAAAACCAATACCAAAAATTGCAACAAATCCAATTGCTAATAGTATTGCGAATCCCCACATCTCTTCAGCGAGTGTGACTGATAATAAAACGAGTAAAACGATTGCGAGTACCGCAAGTATGAAAAAAATCCCTTTCGATTTTTTCTCCATGTATATCGACTCCACATATAAATTTTCTCAATTATATCATAGAATAAGTACGATATGATATAATTGTACAGTTAAATAACCTAAATACGAAGGGAACTTTTGAATGACAGTAAGAAAAGATTTAAGAAATATAGCGATTATCGCCCACGTAGACCACGGTAAAACGACGTTAGTCGACCAATTATTAAAACAATCTGGTTTATTTAGAGACAACGAACACGTTGAGGACCGTGCGATGGACAGTGGCGATATTGAAAAAGAGCGCGGTATTACAATTTTATCTAAAAACACTGCGATTGATTATGAAGATGTAAGAATTAATATTTTAGATACACCAGGACACGCAGACTTCGGTGGAGAAGTAGAACGTATTTTAAAAATGGTCGACGGAGTAATACTCGTCGTTGATGCATTTGAAGGTACGATGCCACAGACGCGTTTCGTGCTTAAAAAAGCTTTAGACGTCGGTGTGACGCCGCTTGTTGTCGTCAATAAAATCGATAAACCACAAGCACGACCTGAAGCGGTTGTCGACGAAGTACTTGAACTATTTATCGATTTAGGAGCAGATGATGACCAACTTGAATTCCCAGTCGTATACGCTTCAGCGATGAACGGAACTGCAAGCTTAGATCCAGAAACTCAAGACGACAATATGAAAGTGCTATACGATACGATTTTAGAGTCTGTTCCTGCACCTGTAGATAATAGCGATGAACCGTTACAATTCCAAGTATCATTATTAGATTATAACGATTACGTTGGACGTATCGGTATCGGTCGTGTATTTAGAGGGTCAATTTCAGTTGGAGAAAATGTATCACTCGTTAAATTAGATGGTACAGTAAAACAATTTAGAGTCACTAAAATGTTTGGATTTTTAGGTCTGAAACGTATTGAAATTGAACATGCGAAAGCTGGAGACATTATCGCATTAAGTGGTTTAGAAGATATTAACGTCGGTGAAACAGTCACAGACCGTGAAACAGTAGAAGCACTCCCTGCACCAACTATTGATGAACCTACGTTACAAATGACGTTTTCAGTAAATAACTCACCATTTGCTGGGCGTGAAGGTAAATTTGTAACAGCACGTCAAATTAAAGACCGCTTAGATATTCAACTAGAAACGGACGTATCGTTAAGAGTCGACCAAGGAGCAACGCCAGATCAGTTTATCGTTTCTGGACGTGGAGAGTTACACTTATCCATCTTAATTGAAAATATGAGACGTGAAGGATACGAGCTTCAAGTATCTAAACCAGAAGTTATTATTCGTGAAATTGATGGTAAAAAACATGAACCGTTTGAGCGCGTACAAATTAACGTACCAAGTGAACATGCAGGAAGTGTCATTGAGTCGCTCGGCCAACGTAAAGGTGAAATGTTAGATATGGCGACTGAAGATGGTCAAACGAAACTCGTGTTTTTAGTACCATCTCGTGGTTTAATAGGATATACGACAGATTTTATGACGATGACTCACGGTTATGGTATTTTAAACCATACGTTTGAAGATTATCGTCCAGTAATCCAAGGTAAAATTGGTGGACGTCGTAACGGTGTACTCGTTTCTATTAACAAAGGTCCAGCGAGCGCATTTGCAATTATGAACTTAGAAGACCGTGGAACAAACTTCACTGAACCTGGTACAGAAGTGTATGAGGGAATGATTGTCGGTGAGAACTCACGTGAAAATGATTTAGGTGTAAACATTACGAAAACAAAAGCACACACAAATATGCGTTCAGCAACAAAGGACCAAACAGAAACGATGAAACGTCCAAGAATTATGACGCTAGAAGAAGCGTTAGAATATATTAACGTCGATGAGTTAGTAGAAGTGACGCCAGAGTCGATTCGTTTACGTAAAAAGATTTTAAACAAAAGTGAACGCGACCGTGCGCTAAAGAATGCTAAAAAGCAAGAGGAGTAGAAGGCAATGTTTTTTTCGTTCGTCTTAATGACAGCGGCACAAACAGACGAGAGTAGCTTATATAACCGATTGTCGATGTTTGGTAAGCTATATGGCGCAGATCAAAATCCAGATACTGCGATGTGGTTATTGTTTATTACTGTATACGTACTATCCGTTCTCGCATACGTACTTGGTTTTGCGAAAAAGTTAAAACTTTGGCAAAATATCGTGATTTATATCATCATGCTATTATTCTCATTACCACTGACATTTTTTGCAGCGTTTTACCCGGTGGCAGAGTGTTTAATCGTCATCGTATTTGTAATGGGAATGTACAGATTTAGACTATATAATGAAAAGAAAAAAGGTACGATTTCATTCGATAAAAAAGAAACGAATAAATAAAAAAACGACCTGTCACATATATTAAAATGTGACAGGTCTTTATTTTATACGAACGTAAATGCTGTAACGTATTCGTATCGTTCGATGATTTCTCCGTCTTTAATGACGAGTAGGTCGATCATACCGTCGTCGTATAATCTCTTACCATTATTAGAAAACTGTGCGTAATGCTCGTAACGGTCTTTATATGCGAGTGTTGTCGTCCCGTTTTTATGTGTAATTTCATACTTTACGCTTTTTGGTTCAGCGTATTCTAAAAATGGGTCGAGCGCCATAATAAACGTGCCGTTTAGCAGTTCTTCTTTTTTATTTTTATATCTCTTTTCTGATTTTAATGTCGGTGGAAGTGTGTCTCCTTCTATAATTTGACGGTTCCACTCTTCACTATCCTCAAATTCAATGTGTTCTTCATCATGTACTAAATCTTCTATATGTATTTTACGATTGTCGAAAATCCATGCACTCGAGTCTAATGTAATGACGAAGTTTACGTTTCCTTTAATTTGTAGCAGCATGTAACCCCTCCTAAGCTTAAATTATACCAAATTATACATAATTGAACATAGCCACTCACTTGAAAAATGTAATACTGTAGAGTAGTATTTAGTTGTAATGAAAAGGGGGAAGGGCCTTGTCTAGTGAAGAAACTTTAAAAAGGCTTGCATTAGAAACACTCGAGCAAGATGCAGATAGAATCGTACAACTGATTCGTGTTCAAATGGATAATTTGACAATGCCTCAATGCCCGGTATATGAAGAAGTGTTAGATACTCAAATGTTCGGGTTATCTAAAGAAATTCATTTTGCAGTGAGACTAGGGTTAATAGATAGAGAGCATGGACGTTCGATATTAGCAGATTTAGAAAAGCAAGTATCAGACGTACATGAAGCGTATTATGAGCATAGAGAACAACTAAAAAAGGCAAATAAGTAGTGGGTGATCCAATGAAGAAAGCAAAACGCTTAAACTACCCGATTAGTAAGACAAATCAGCACATTGATTATGTCATTATATTTGCATACATAGCACTTGCAATCATTGGCCTTGTCATGATTTATAGTGGGAGTATGGTTAAATCATCACGCAGTGAGATGACGAACTTTAATCCAAAGTTTTTCTTTGATTCGCAGTTACGTTTTGTCATATTTGGGATGACGATATTTGTAATTATTACATTTTTTACGAGTTCACGATTATTTAGAAAGCCGATTATTCCAATTGCGTTAATTGCGGGAAGTATTCTTTTACTTCTTGCGACTCAAATCTTTGGTATTGAAGTAAACGGTGAGAAAAACTGGATTCGTCTCGGATTTATAAATTTACAGACATCTGAGTTCGTTAAAATTGTTGTCATTATGTATTTAGCATATGTTTATGACAGGCGACTACGTATAAAAACAGAGCTTATCCCTACAGATACGAAGCACTTGATGCCATTTGTACTCGTACTCGTAATGACGTTATGGATTGGTAGAAATGACTTCGGAACGTCGTTAATCATTTTATCGATTATTATCTCGATGTTTTTCTATTTAAACTTTGAACGGAAATTTACGTTTATGATATTTGCAGGAATTGTAGGTATTATCATCCTTGTCGTCGGAGCTTTTATCATGTTTGACGGACAATTTTTAAGTTCATATCAGCTCGCGAGAATCGATACGTTTTTCCATCCATTTAACGACCCGTATGGTGACGGTTATCAGCTTACGAACAGCTTAATTGCGATAGCCAATGGAGGACTAATTGGGCAAGGTATTGGAAACGGCATATTGAAACTCGGATTTTTACCTGAAGCACAGACGGACTTTATATTTTCAGTTATCGCAGAAGAGCTTGGGCTCATCGGGGTACTTATCGTACTAGGATTATATGCAACAATTGTCATTAAAGCATTTTATTATTCATATCATACTGGAGATTTATATTTAAGACTCATTACGTTTGGGATTGGTATATATATTACAATCCAATGTTTCTTTAACATTGGAGGCGCAACGAAAACTATTCCATTAACGGGTGTTCCGTTACCGTTGCTCAGTTACGGTGGATCAAGTTTCTTGAGTATATCGATTGCATTAGCAGTATTATCTGTGGCTATTAAAGAAATTAGATATCGTAAAGCAATCAATCGTGATTAAAGACGTTGTTATAACGTCTTTTTTTAATATAAAAAAACGTGAGGGGAAACCCTCACGTTTTATGGTTCATAGTCCGGTCGACTAATGAGTAAGATGTAATAGCATAGTATACCGAATATTAAAGTGATAAATAATGCATGGAATAGTGCGATGAAAATATTTGCGTACGTAAATATCGTTAAAGCACCTGTGATGATTTGTAATACGAGTAAAGTCATCATGATAATCCAACCGTTCTTAATGACTCGGTAGTTGCTGTAATGTTTTAATACGTGAATTAAAGCGATAACCATCCAAATAAATAGTATGAGTACTAAAAAGCGGTGTCCCATTTGAACGGCTTGATAAAAGTTCGTTGGTAAAATTTGGTTTGGCATACAGTGTGGCCATTTTGTACATGCGAGTGATGCATCGGCATGTCTAACTAATGCGCCGCTATATATTACGAAATAAATATAAATAATAATCCCGATCGTATGACGTCTCAGTCCTTTATGTATGATAAGACCTTTCGTATCATACTTTAAGTCAACGTGGAAGACGAGTAGTGTTAACACGAACACAGCTGCAAAACATATTAACGAAATTCCAAAGTGTGCAGCGAGAACAAACTCACCGTGCCATAAACCAACAACTGCCGCGGCACCAATTAAACTTTGGATGAGAATAAAACTAAGAGATACACAGACGAGAAACTTCGTCTCTCTAATATGTGAGAGTTGTTTCCAAGCCATAACTCCAAAGATGATTAAAAAGATAATTGCGATTCCAGATACACCTCTATGTGCAATCTCAATTATCGTATCTAATGGCCAGTCTTTAGGGATAAGTTGACCATGACATAGTGGCCAAGAATCTCCACACCCTTCAGCAGATCCAGTTTTTGTCACGAGTGCTCCACCGATTTGAACAAAAACCATGATGAGTGTAGTGATCACCGCCACTATTTTCAATTTTTTATACAACCAAAACACCTCATTAAAAAAATCCGTACAAATATCTGTTCAATTAATAAATATAAACCATCACATAGAATCATGCAATAATTAAAGTTATAAGAAAGACTTAACAAAATTGTAAACTGTGGTAGAATCTATATGTAAACAATAGCGACTATAGTGGCACTTTCCATAGATAAATGTTTCAATTGTAAATTATTTGAACAATTTTTGAACAATCTGTGAAAAAAAGGTGTCAACACTATAGATTCTCGGTCTGTTTTCCTATATCATTATAGTAACTAGAAATGTTGGTGAAAGGGGGCGAAGGTTAAATGCAGAGTCATGTGTCTAGTGAAAGGCATACGATGACGTTTATTGAAAAACAACAAGCATTTCGAGTGTTAATTAAAGAAGGTATCATAAAAGCGAACTTGATCCCAGCATTTGCTGCTGGTTTTCTAGCTGTTATGTATTATGGTCATTCTTTTTTCAGCTCGCTTCCATTGTTGTTAATCATGCTATTAGGTGTTGGTCTTTTAATTGGTGGCGTTGCTGCACTGAATAACTATTATGACCGGGATATTGATTCAGTTATGAAGTCTAAGCAACAACGACCAAGTATCGACGGCACGTATAGTGGGAAAGACATCCTATGGATTGGTTTTTCAATGGTTGTTATAGGAGAAATTCTCTTATATTCAATTAATATGACTGCAGGTACACTTGGCCTCTTAGCTGGTTTTGGCTATGTAGTCCTATATTCCATCTACTCTAAAAGACATTATGTTGTCAATACAGTAGTTGGAGCATTACCAGGAGCAGCACCTCCCTTAATTGGATGGGCGGTTATAGACCCAAACTTACATACACTCGCGTTTGCGATGTTCTTTGTAATGTTTATATGGCAACCACCGCACTTTTACGCTTTAGCAATAAATCGTAAAGATGAGTACAGCACCGCTAACATTCCAATGTTACCGAGTGTGAAGGGAGAAAAACGTACGGTTAGGTCGATTGTGATGTGGATATCACTACTCGTCATTACCCCGTTTTTCATGACTGATTTAGGGATTTGGTTTGTCGTATTAATCACACTGCTGAACTTAAGTTGGTTAATACTTTCCTTAAACATGTTTAAGCCAATCACCGATTACAAGCGCTATGCAAAAACAGTGTTTGTATTTTCTTTAAATTACATTCTTATTTTTTACGTTATGATTATAGTCGCCGGTCTATTAATCTAAACTTATTTTTGAAAGAGGGGTCTATTAGATGAAGAACAGTTGGACTAAAACAAAATTTTATATGTTAATGTCTGTTCTTGCTATTTTCTTAGCAGGCTGTGGTAAAGAAAACTTAAGTGCTTTACAACCTGCTGGTGAAGTTGGGAGACAACAATTTTTCTTAATTATTCTTTCAATTTCAATCATGTTACTTGTCGTTGGAACAGTAGCAATCGCATTTACAATTGCAGTTGTAAAAAGTCGTAGAAGTAAAGTGGGAGAAGATTTCGTACCAAAGCAAGTTGCGGGTAACCATACACTTGAAGTAATTTGGACGACTATCCCAATTATTTTACTTATCATCTTAGCAATCCCAACAGTTTGGGTAACATTTACTCTAGCAGACGTTGAGGATATGGTAACTGAAGATGGTGTAGCGAACAAAGATTCAGTAATCGTTAACGTAACTGCTTACCAATATTGGTGGGAGTTTGAATACGTTCATGAAAATGTTGTTACGAGTCAAGACTTAGTCGTTCCAACGGATGAAAAAGTATTCTTCAACTTAAAAGGTGCTGACGTAAAACACTCATTCTGGGTACCTGCAGCGGGTGGTAAACTCGATACAAACGTTGACGGAATCAACAGCTTCTACTTAGTGTTTGATGATGACAAAGCAGAAAACGCAGATCGTTTATTCTACGGTAAATGTGCGGAATTATGTGGTCCTTCACACGCACTAATGGACTTTAAAGTAGTTGCATTACCAAGAGCAGAATTCGATCAATGGTTAGCTGATATGAAAGTCTACGAAGAAGAGGCAAAAGTTGCATCAGCTGACGATGCAAAAGAAGGTCAAGAAATCTTCAACAACTCTTGTATAGGATGTCACGCAGTTACACCAACTAACCCTGGTGCTGCTGGACCAAACTTAACTAACTTTGGTGATAGAGAACTAATCGCTGGTATTTTAGAGCACAACAAAGAAAACTTAGTAAGCTGGATCAGAAGATCCAGAAAAGATTAAACCAGACAACAAAATGACTGGTGCTTATCAATTAAACGATGAAGAAATTGACAAAGTAGCTGCATACTTAATGGAGCTAAAACTAGATAAAAACTCTGGCGATGTCGAAAAAATGAAAAAAGAGATTGAAGCAGAGAAAAATGAGGACAATGATGAAGGGGGCGACAAATAAGCATGGCAACAGTTAATGGGCAAAAAGTTGGCTTTGGGCGTTTAATATGGGAATATTTAACGACAGTAGACCATAAGAAGATTGCAATCCTTTACTTAATTGGCGGTGGATTCTTCTTCGTCATGGGTGGTATTGAAGCGATGCTTATTCGTATTCAGC
Above is a genomic segment from Nosocomiicoccus massiliensis containing:
- a CDS encoding COX15/CtaA family protein is translated as MFWLYKKLKIVAVITTLIMVFVQIGGALVTKTGSAEGCGDSWPLCHGQLIPKDWPLDTIIEIAHRGVSGIAIIFLIIFGVMAWKQLSHIRETKFLVCVSLSFILIQSLIGAAAVVGLWHGEFVLAAHFGISLICFAAVFVLTLLVFHVDLKYDTKGLIIHKGLRRHTIGIIIYIYFVIYSGALVRHADASLACTKWPHCMPNQILPTNFYQAVQMGHRFLVLILFIWMVIALIHVLKHYSNYRVIKNGWIIMMTLLVLQIITGALTIFTYANIFIALFHALFITLIFGILCYYILLISRPDYEP
- the cyoE gene encoding heme o synthase; translated protein: MQSHVSSERHTMTFIEKQQAFRVLIKEGIIKANLIPAFAAGFLAVMYYGHSFFSSLPLLLIMLLGVGLLIGGVAALNNYYDRDIDSVMKSKQQRPSIDGTYSGKDILWIGFSMVVIGEILLYSINMTAGTLGLLAGFGYVVLYSIYSKRHYVVNTVVGALPGAAPPLIGWAVIDPNLHTLAFAMFFVMFIWQPPHFYALAINRKDEYSTANIPMLPSVKGEKRTVRSIVMWISLLVITPFFMTDLGIWFVVLITLLNLSWLILSLNMFKPITDYKRYAKTVFVFSLNYILIFYVMIIVAGLLI